A stretch of the Bacillota bacterium genome encodes the following:
- a CDS encoding ABC transporter substrate-binding protein → MSEVVRSIFYAPQYVAIAKGFFEQEGLKIDLSTAWGADKGAAALISGSVDIGFFGPEAAIYIYQQGAQDHLVGFA, encoded by the coding sequence TTGTCAGAGGTCGTCCGATCGATATTCTACGCCCCTCAGTACGTTGCCATCGCGAAGGGGTTCTTTGAGCAGGAAGGGCTGAAGATCGACCTATCGACTGCGTGGGGCGCCGACAAGGGGGCGGCCGCGCTGATCTCCGGCAGCGTGGACATTGGGTTCTTTGGCCCGGAGGCAGCGATCTACATCTATCAGCAGGGCGCCCAGGACCATCTGGTGGGGTTTGCTTAG
- a CDS encoding iron-containing alcohol dehydrogenase: protein MIAPFRLPGTLLAGPGALEGLDGELRRMGVRRAALVTDPGLVRAGVIKTVVGVAPSVDTVVFDRAEQEPTMENLQEAVAFLREIAFEAVIGVGGGSAMDVAKLAAAIAPTGQDSRRFFEDARLEGPGLPTILIPTTAGTSAEITQNALFLDPSARAKKAVVSPFIIPRVAIVDPAVTISAPPSVTAAAGMDALAHAIESYMSVRSTPHTEMYALEAIRHITLHLRQAFALGTNMAARTGMAWGALFAGISMAHAGSAAGHALGYPLGGKFRITHGIANSMMLPYVMKFNLPGAADKLARVAQSMGENVSGLSVWEAGERAVSAVRRLAADVEMPQSLGELGISECDVPELAAGAAQVTRLLANNPRTMTERDAARVYRAAIQGDLGAV, encoded by the coding sequence ATGATTGCGCCTTTCCGGCTCCCGGGAACGCTTCTGGCGGGCCCGGGGGCACTTGAGGGACTCGACGGAGAACTGCGGCGGATGGGAGTGAGACGGGCGGCACTCGTGACCGACCCGGGCCTTGTCCGCGCGGGAGTGATCAAGACGGTGGTCGGTGTGGCACCGTCTGTTGACACCGTTGTCTTCGACCGGGCGGAGCAGGAGCCGACAATGGAGAACCTCCAGGAAGCCGTGGCTTTCCTGCGTGAGATCGCGTTCGAAGCGGTGATCGGAGTCGGTGGGGGAAGCGCGATGGATGTCGCCAAGCTTGCCGCGGCCATCGCTCCCACTGGACAGGACTCGAGACGGTTCTTCGAGGACGCCAGACTAGAGGGGCCGGGACTTCCCACGATTCTCATCCCCACTACCGCGGGGACCAGCGCTGAGATCACGCAGAACGCGCTCTTTCTTGATCCGTCCGCCAGGGCCAAGAAAGCCGTGGTAAGCCCGTTCATAATTCCCCGGGTGGCGATCGTGGATCCCGCGGTGACGATCTCCGCTCCTCCCAGCGTGACGGCCGCCGCGGGGATGGACGCGCTCGCACACGCCATCGAGTCTTACATGTCAGTGAGGTCCACCCCTCATACGGAGATGTATGCGCTGGAGGCGATACGTCATATAACCCTCCATCTTCGTCAGGCTTTCGCCCTCGGGACGAACATGGCGGCCAGGACCGGCATGGCGTGGGGGGCTCTCTTTGCAGGGATCTCCATGGCTCATGCAGGGTCCGCAGCTGGGCATGCTCTGGGATACCCTCTTGGAGGGAAGTTCCGCATTACCCATGGGATCGCCAATTCCATGATGTTGCCTTACGTGATGAAGTTCAACCTGCCCGGAGCGGCCGATAAGCTTGCCCGCGTGGCACAGTCCATGGGTGAGAACGTGTCTGGGCTCAGTGTGTGGGAGGCCGGTGAGCGCGCCGTTTCCGCAGTCAGGAGGCTCGCCGCGGATGTGGAGATGCCTCAGTCTCTGGGCGAGCTCGGGATATCTGAGTGCGACGTCCCGGAACTCGCAGCCGGTGCGGCGCAGGTCACCCGTCTTCTTGCAAACAACCCCAGGACCATGACGGAGCGGGACGCCGCGCGGGTCTACCGGGCGGCAATACAAGGAGATCTGGGGGCGGTGTAG
- the pdxA gene encoding 4-hydroxythreonine-4-phosphate dehydrogenase PdxA has protein sequence MSGKTTREREARYEEVDSRPIIAISMGDPAGIGAEIAVRALRLPEIYSISRPVIVGDLDLVEDGIRMTGGGLEINVTPDTSGGRYQLGTVDLINLDNIAMGEFDYGRVSAKAGHAAYEYIERAIRLALAGDADAVVTGPIHKESLNLGGHHYSGHTEIFADLTGTKDYAMMLADGDFRVVHVTTHVSLRKACDLVKRGRVLTVIKLTYDALRRLGIENPRIGVAGLNPHSGEGGLFGTEEIEEISPAIQDAQEQGIRAEGPVPPDTLFAKARGGQYDAAIAMYHDQGHIAMKTAGFRLDAATNKWLAVSGVNVTLGLPIIRVSVDHGTAFGKAGQGRANPESLVQAIELAARFARGKA, from the coding sequence ATGAGCGGAAAGACGACAAGGGAAAGGGAAGCGAGGTACGAGGAAGTGGATTCAAGACCTATCATAGCCATCAGCATGGGAGACCCAGCCGGAATCGGGGCTGAGATCGCAGTTCGGGCGCTCCGCCTACCGGAGATCTACTCTATTAGCCGGCCGGTCATAGTGGGCGACCTCGACTTAGTGGAAGACGGGATCAGGATGACCGGTGGCGGCCTGGAGATCAATGTCACACCGGATACGTCGGGCGGTCGTTACCAGCTCGGCACAGTGGACCTGATAAATCTCGACAACATCGCCATGGGGGAGTTCGACTACGGCCGGGTGAGCGCGAAGGCCGGACATGCAGCATACGAATACATCGAGCGGGCGATCAGGCTCGCGCTCGCGGGCGATGCGGACGCGGTGGTCACCGGCCCGATCCATAAGGAGTCTCTTAACCTCGGCGGACACCACTACTCCGGGCACACGGAGATATTCGCGGACCTGACCGGAACCAAAGACTACGCCATGATGCTGGCGGATGGAGACTTCCGCGTGGTGCACGTGACCACGCACGTGTCCCTGAGGAAAGCGTGTGATTTAGTGAAGCGCGGACGTGTACTTACAGTCATCAAGCTGACCTACGATGCTCTCAGGCGTCTCGGCATTGAGAACCCCCGCATTGGAGTTGCCGGCCTGAATCCGCACTCAGGCGAAGGAGGGCTCTTCGGGACAGAGGAAATCGAGGAGATCAGCCCCGCGATCCAGGACGCGCAGGAGCAAGGAATACGGGCGGAGGGCCCGGTCCCTCCAGACACTCTGTTTGCCAAGGCAAGGGGCGGACAGTATGATGCAGCGATTGCGATGTACCACGATCAAGGCCACATCGCTATGAAGACAGCAGGATTCAGGCTGGATGCCGCTACGAACAAGTGGCTTGCAGTGAGTGGAGTGAATGTCACTCTCGGCCTTCCGATCATCCGGGTCTCGGTTGACCACGGCACGGCTTTCGGCAAGGCCGGGCAGGGCAGGGCAAACCCTGAGAGCCTAGTGCAAGCGATTGAGCTGGCGGCCAGATTCGCCCGGGGCAAAGCGTAA